A genomic window from Methanobacterium sp. BRmetb2 includes:
- the cdhD gene encoding CO dehydrogenase/acetyl-CoA synthase subunit delta translates to MDKMTQLLKLLGNTDSIEINEFRMDFEELELYLMPAVQQVVQQTVEKQKGITKEISGVEEFVPPIKEYPGKVAEVQLGAGTRKPVYLGGQNALYRFEEPQPNPPVVTFDVFDIPMPGLPRPIREHFSDVMDHPGEWARKAVKDFGANMVTIHLIGTGPKVMDKSPKEAAADIEEVLQAVDVPLVIGASGDPKKDPLVLEKAAEAADGERCLLASANLDLDYKKVAKAAIDYNHAVLSWAITDINMQKTLNRYLMKEGLTQNDIVMDPTTCALGYGIEFSIDVITRTRLAALKGDTDLQMPMSSGTTNAWGSREAWMKKDEWGPTDYRGPIWEIITGLTMMLCGVDIFMMLHPSSVQMLKEIGETFTKEYMTTDLPDTSDWITQLEG, encoded by the coding sequence ATGGATAAAATGACACAGCTTCTTAAACTACTTGGAAATACAGATTCTATAGAAATAAATGAATTTAGGATGGATTTTGAAGAATTAGAGCTATATTTAATGCCGGCAGTACAACAAGTTGTACAGCAAACAGTAGAAAAACAGAAAGGAATAACTAAAGAAATATCAGGGGTTGAAGAATTTGTACCCCCTATTAAAGAATATCCTGGAAAAGTGGCAGAAGTTCAACTAGGAGCAGGTACACGAAAGCCAGTTTATTTAGGGGGACAAAATGCACTTTATAGGTTTGAAGAACCGCAGCCAAATCCGCCAGTTGTAACTTTTGATGTTTTTGATATTCCAATGCCTGGACTTCCCAGACCAATAAGAGAACATTTTAGTGATGTGATGGATCATCCTGGTGAATGGGCCCGTAAGGCAGTTAAAGACTTTGGAGCGAACATGGTAACTATCCACTTGATTGGTACCGGTCCCAAGGTAATGGACAAATCTCCAAAAGAAGCTGCTGCAGATATTGAAGAGGTACTACAAGCAGTAGATGTTCCTTTAGTCATTGGTGCATCGGGAGACCCAAAAAAGGATCCATTAGTCCTTGAAAAAGCTGCTGAAGCTGCGGATGGTGAAAGATGTCTACTTGCGTCAGCCAACCTGGACTTAGATTATAAAAAAGTAGCAAAAGCTGCAATTGACTACAATCATGCAGTGCTATCATGGGCTATTACTGATATTAACATGCAAAAAACACTGAACCGTTATCTAATGAAAGAAGGCTTAACTCAAAATGATATTGTAATGGATCCGACCACATGTGCATTAGGGTATGGTATTGAATTCTCAATAGATGTTATAACCAGAACCCGGCTTGCTGCATTAAAGGGAGATACTGATCTTCAAATGCCAATGTCTTCTGGTACCACGAATGCATGGGGTTCTCGTGAAGCATGGATGAAAAAGGATGAATGGGGACCAACAGACTATCGGGGGCCAATTTGGGAAATAATAACCGGTTTAACCATGATGCTATGCGGAGTAGATATTTTCATGATGCTTCACCCGTCATCGGTACAGATGCTTAAAGAAATTGGTGAAACATTTACCAAAGAATATATGACTACAGATTTACCTGATACTTCAGACTGGATAACCCAGCTGGAGGGCTAA
- a CDS encoding oligosaccharide repeat unit polymerase: MSSIYNLSTKLSLKIKNLIENTFIFLILQKLFLYIEDLWLNSFFRQLYPDKFLNFLNDSYILKNHIFSPLIIIVAFAFFMILASIPISPSLQFNILIGFISFFIFSTIIPKAVLNDKKFIIFDSKKIYSLGLLLLIISFIFFYLNIITLGSLPLLDPSLRYVLDPKLTLPTFLSIPAVALMGSHILKEMQNDQLSKSSAKFRLISLSAISILLLFCLGYRTPLVALILIVVIMGYYTKLFQVWEIILGFLIILSVVMVLGYFRSVEEYALGYLSALDFLRSRAAFTLGVLDLLNHISGFFGFMHGNLALSILPGPGDGPRVIIGKLIAWRSSVTITPTLFGPMLVDFGTVGITVGMGFLGLITGAGYKILQKTKDSFYVALYAIILSYIIIGVETGILDQLVILYILVAAIIYFANILKKQNPC, from the coding sequence ATGAGTTCAATTTATAATCTATCCACTAAATTATCTCTGAAGATAAAAAATCTAATTGAAAATACCTTTATTTTTCTTATTTTACAGAAATTATTCTTATATATTGAAGATTTATGGTTAAACAGTTTTTTCAGACAATTATATCCAGACAAATTTCTAAACTTTTTAAATGATAGTTATATCTTAAAGAACCATATTTTCTCCCCCCTGATCATTATTGTTGCATTTGCTTTTTTCATGATTCTAGCTAGCATCCCCATATCTCCTAGTTTACAGTTCAATATTTTAATTGGATTTATTTCCTTTTTTATCTTTTCCACAATAATTCCTAAAGCAGTATTAAATGATAAAAAGTTTATAATCTTTGATTCAAAAAAAATTTACTCTCTTGGACTTTTATTATTGATAATTAGTTTTATATTCTTTTATCTGAATATAATCACTTTAGGGAGTCTCCCTCTTCTGGATCCCAGTTTAAGATATGTTCTTGATCCTAAACTAACTCTGCCAACTTTTTTAAGCATACCTGCAGTGGCTCTGATGGGCTCCCACATTCTGAAAGAGATGCAAAATGACCAATTATCAAAATCTTCAGCTAAATTTAGATTAATTTCTCTTTCTGCCATTAGCATTCTTTTATTGTTTTGTCTGGGATACAGAACACCGCTGGTGGCATTGATACTGATTGTGGTTATTATGGGCTATTATACTAAATTATTCCAAGTTTGGGAGATTATATTAGGATTTTTAATTATCCTTTCAGTGGTAATGGTTTTAGGATATTTTAGATCGGTGGAAGAATACGCATTAGGATATCTAAGTGCTCTAGATTTTTTAAGAAGCAGAGCAGCTTTCACATTAGGTGTTTTAGATTTACTGAATCATATTTCAGGATTTTTTGGTTTTATGCACGGAAATTTAGCGTTAAGTATCCTGCCGGGACCTGGTGATGGACCTCGGGTCATTATTGGAAAATTAATTGCTTGGAGGTCCAGTGTTACCATTACCCCCACACTTTTTGGTCCTATGCTGGTTGACTTTGGGACTGTTGGAATAACTGTAGGAATGGGATTTTTAGGCTTAATAACTGGTGCAGGATATAAAATTCTTCAAAAAACAAAGGATTCATTTTATGTTGCATTATATGCAATAATTTTAAGTTATATTATAATCGGCGTTGAAACAGGAATTTTAGATCAATTAGTCATTTTATACATCCTAGTTGCAGCCATAATATATTTTGCCAACATTCTCAAGAAACAAAATCCGTGCTAG
- a CDS encoding CO dehydrogenase/acetyl-CoA synthase complex subunit epsilon, producing the protein MSGERVIPYQPTVIAGTKQGLLATPEIAKMMLKKAKRPLMVIGPLAVEDPVMTLSAEIAEKWNLPIVTTADAFKVFHEKGIDTTSYGVVEIVNLLKDPEWQGINGEGQHDLVIFIGVIYYIASQGLSSLKHFAPHLKTLTICKYFHSNADASFPNMKDDEWFKYLEKLKTD; encoded by the coding sequence ATGAGTGGAGAACGAGTAATACCATATCAACCCACGGTAATAGCTGGTACTAAACAGGGTTTATTAGCTACACCAGAAATTGCAAAGATGATGCTTAAAAAAGCTAAAAGACCTTTAATGGTTATAGGACCTCTTGCAGTAGAGGATCCTGTTATGACTTTGTCTGCTGAAATTGCAGAAAAATGGAATTTACCTATTGTTACTACTGCCGATGCTTTTAAGGTATTCCATGAGAAGGGAATTGATACAACTTCGTATGGTGTTGTGGAAATTGTCAATCTCCTGAAAGATCCTGAATGGCAAGGAATTAATGGTGAGGGACAGCATGATCTGGTGATATTTATTGGTGTAATATATTACATAGCTTCACAAGGCCTTTCCAGCCTTAAACACTTCGCACCTCATCTTAAAACTCTTACTATTTGTAAATATTTCCATTCAAATGCTGATGCATCATTTCCAAACATGAAAGATGATGAATGGTTCAAATATCTTGAAAAACTTAAAACAGATTGA
- a CDS encoding acetyl-CoA synthase subunit gamma, translating into MLVTAMDIYRLLPKTNCAKCGEASCMAFATKLSEKEIELNLCTQLTDKEMEKLEDLLAPAVREITIGTGDKTTIIGGDEVLYRYELTYYNPTSLVVDISDDLDEEELKNQIKVIEDTEFERTGELLKLDAIALRNKSGNSDKFAEAAKIVKSSRLPLLLCTFDPEAMKAALKVVGDERPLIYAATEFNIEEMSDLAIEHNCPITLSVPNDLEKMKELARIMRAKGIKDIVLDPGTFVGEGIGDTLDDFVMIRRLAVEEKDPDFRFPILGIPAVCWLSEEDEVQKAMKEATISATLINKYADILILHGTNIWELIPILTLKQGVYTDPRKPQAVDAGLYQFGEVDENSPVIMTTNFALTYYTVEGDLKSGKANCYLLVLDTEGRAVDVSLAGNQLNGESVADLIKDTGIEDKIKTRKLIIPGLAAPVSGEIEDESGWEVAVGPRDSSAVADFLADN; encoded by the coding sequence TTGCTTGTAACTGCGATGGATATATACAGATTACTTCCAAAAACAAACTGTGCAAAATGTGGAGAAGCTTCCTGCATGGCTTTTGCTACAAAACTTTCTGAAAAAGAAATAGAGTTGAATTTATGTACACAGCTTACTGATAAAGAAATGGAAAAACTTGAAGATTTACTAGCTCCGGCTGTAAGGGAAATAACAATTGGTACGGGAGATAAAACTACAATTATAGGTGGAGATGAGGTTCTCTATCGATACGAGCTAACTTATTATAATCCTACTTCTCTGGTTGTGGATATTAGTGATGACCTAGATGAAGAGGAACTTAAAAACCAGATTAAGGTAATTGAAGATACGGAATTTGAAAGAACTGGAGAATTACTAAAACTTGATGCTATTGCCTTAAGAAATAAATCAGGAAACAGCGATAAATTTGCGGAAGCAGCAAAAATAGTTAAAAGTTCCAGATTACCTCTTTTACTCTGTACCTTTGATCCTGAGGCCATGAAGGCCGCACTAAAAGTTGTCGGCGATGAAAGACCTTTAATTTATGCTGCAACCGAATTTAACATAGAAGAAATGTCTGACCTTGCTATTGAACATAATTGTCCCATAACCCTTTCAGTACCTAATGACTTGGAAAAAATGAAGGAATTAGCCAGAATCATGAGAGCAAAAGGAATAAAAGACATAGTATTAGATCCTGGTACCTTTGTTGGAGAAGGAATTGGGGATACTCTGGACGATTTTGTCATGATCAGAAGACTTGCAGTGGAAGAAAAGGATCCAGATTTCAGATTCCCCATACTGGGAATTCCGGCAGTATGTTGGTTATCTGAAGAAGATGAAGTTCAAAAGGCCATGAAAGAAGCTACAATCTCCGCAACTTTAATAAATAAATATGCAGACATATTAATTCTCCATGGAACGAATATATGGGAACTAATACCTATTTTAACCTTAAAACAAGGGGTGTACACTGATCCTAGAAAACCACAAGCTGTAGACGCAGGTTTATATCAATTTGGCGAGGTTGATGAGAATTCTCCCGTAATTATGACTACTAATTTTGCCCTGACATATTACACTGTAGAGGGAGATTTAAAGTCTGGGAAAGCTAACTGTTACCTTTTAGTTTTGGATACTGAAGGCAGAGCAGTTGATGTATCTTTAGCAGGAAATCAATTGAATGGTGAATCAGTGGCTGATTTAATTAAGGATACTGGAATAGAGGATAAGATTAAAACCAGAAAACTCATCATACCTGGACTTGCAGCTCCAGTCAGTGGAGAAATAGAGGATGAAAGTGGATGGGAAGTTGCTGTAGGTCCAAGAGACTCTTCAGCTGTTGCAGATTTTTTAGCAGATAATTAA
- a CDS encoding ferredoxin — MKTLMVIDPKMCSECEDCINACEKEHGLSRAKKSSTIPMFCLQCHPEKAPCARICPTGAIHEEDGTLMVDEDSCILCRLCMIACPIGILVIDHEKKAVQKCTLCMDSDKIIPACVDACKDNVLKIFSVEDLEELKKDVTFTDVLNEAMKAYKDKI; from the coding sequence GTGAAAACTTTAATGGTAATAGATCCAAAAATGTGCAGTGAATGTGAAGACTGCATCAATGCATGTGAAAAGGAGCATGGGCTATCCAGAGCCAAAAAAAGTTCTACTATCCCTATGTTCTGTCTTCAATGTCATCCGGAAAAGGCCCCATGTGCTAGAATATGCCCTACTGGAGCTATACATGAAGAAGATGGCACTTTGATGGTTGATGAAGATTCATGTATTCTTTGTAGGCTTTGTATGATTGCTTGCCCTATTGGAATCTTAGTAATAGACCATGAAAAAAAGGCGGTTCAGAAATGTACCTTATGTATGGATTCAGATAAAATAATTCCTGCTTGTGTTGATGCATGTAAAGACAATGTTCTTAAAATATTTTCAGTTGAAGATTTAGAAGAACTTAAAAAAGATGTTACCTTTACTGATGTATTGAATGAGGCAATGAAGGCATACAAAGATAAAATATAA
- the cdhC gene encoding CO dehydrogenase/CO-methylating acetyl-CoA synthase complex subunit beta, protein MFEDIPVDVSPMYEGERIRSANMFVELAGPKSIGAELVQVEDNVEDGKIKVVGPELSEMGQGEIYSFGILIEIQGEKLEKELEGVIERRTHELCNYIKGFMHLNQRDQIWCRVSTEAHEAGFKFEDLAKTLSILFKEEFPIIESIAVTVLTDKEKVEEFVEKAKEQYDKRDARARELTDEDVDVFYGCVMCQSFAPTHVCVVTPDRTALCGAINWFDCRAAAKMDPEGPIFEIGKGEVLDDFKGEYDNVNTVVSEKSQGTVERVYLHSVFEFPHTSCGCFEAVAFYIPELDGIGIVDRDFKGETPLGIPFSAMAGQCSGGKQVEGFTGLSLEYMRSPKFLQADGGYSRIIWLPKEIKESVIDYIPEELKDKIPTEEEATSIKEIRKFLREAEHPVMERLKEAKAEKETEKEVEVEVSEEMDSEFEEVPMAPVAYAPELAMPASGGVKIIFKNAKIYAEKVIIKRKQ, encoded by the coding sequence ATGTTTGAGGATATACCCGTCGATGTTAGTCCTATGTATGAGGGTGAAAGAATAAGATCAGCAAATATGTTTGTTGAACTTGCCGGCCCTAAATCTATAGGCGCAGAATTAGTTCAAGTAGAAGACAATGTTGAAGATGGCAAAATAAAGGTTGTTGGTCCTGAATTATCTGAAATGGGCCAAGGAGAAATTTATTCTTTCGGAATTTTGATAGAAATCCAGGGAGAAAAATTAGAAAAAGAATTAGAAGGCGTAATTGAGCGGAGAACTCACGAATTGTGTAATTATATTAAGGGGTTCATGCATCTAAACCAACGTGACCAAATATGGTGCCGAGTAAGTACAGAAGCTCATGAGGCAGGTTTTAAATTTGAAGATCTGGCTAAAACACTTTCAATTTTGTTTAAAGAAGAATTCCCCATAATTGAATCAATTGCTGTCACTGTTCTAACTGATAAGGAAAAAGTTGAAGAATTTGTTGAAAAAGCCAAAGAACAGTATGATAAAAGAGATGCCCGAGCTCGTGAACTTACTGATGAAGATGTTGATGTATTTTATGGTTGTGTAATGTGCCAATCATTTGCACCTACTCATGTCTGTGTGGTCACGCCAGATAGAACTGCACTTTGTGGCGCTATAAACTGGTTTGATTGCCGAGCAGCTGCTAAAATGGATCCGGAAGGGCCTATATTCGAAATAGGCAAAGGTGAAGTATTAGACGACTTTAAAGGCGAATATGACAATGTAAACACAGTAGTGTCTGAAAAATCACAAGGAACTGTTGAAAGAGTATATTTACATAGTGTATTTGAATTCCCTCATACTTCTTGTGGATGTTTTGAGGCTGTAGCATTTTACATTCCAGAATTGGATGGTATAGGTATAGTTGATCGTGATTTTAAAGGTGAAACTCCCCTTGGAATACCTTTCTCAGCTATGGCTGGGCAGTGTTCTGGTGGAAAACAGGTCGAAGGATTTACAGGCTTAAGTCTAGAGTACATGAGGTCACCTAAATTTTTACAGGCTGATGGTGGTTATTCTAGAATTATATGGTTACCTAAGGAAATTAAGGAATCGGTTATAGATTATATTCCTGAAGAATTAAAAGATAAAATCCCAACTGAAGAAGAAGCAACGAGCATCAAAGAAATAAGAAAATTCTTGAGAGAAGCAGAACATCCAGTTATGGAAAGATTGAAAGAAGCAAAAGCAGAGAAAGAAACTGAAAAAGAAGTTGAAGTTGAAGTTTCTGAGGAAATGGATTCAGAATTTGAAGAAGTTCCTATGGCTCCTGTGGCTTATGCGCCAGAACTTGCTATGCCTGCTTCTGGAGGGGTTAAAATAATCTTTAAAAATGCTAAAATTTATGCTGAAAAAGTTATCATCAAGAGGAAGCAGTAA
- the cdhA gene encoding CO dehydrogenase/acetyl-CoA synthase complex subunit epsilon: MIIVAPKPKKFSDDFWKTKDLKISIGEIIDEKGEKTEVEDSNVEMGPTPKPGVTALREWDFKLLDKYEPFYAPLCDMCCLCTFGKCDLLGKKGACGINVEAQQARIVLLACCIGTAAHAGHSRHMVEYLIEKFGKDYPIDLGLNIDIEAPIIRTIIGKKPKTLVDLEEAMDYVEEQMSHLLSACHTGQEGSSLDFESKALHAGLMDDLAREVGDIAQIVTLNMPKGDGDAPLIEMGLGTINSDKPVILCIGHNVTPGAGIMDYMEDNALNDELEVCGICCAAIDISRRNDRAKVVGPLSKQLKFIRSGVADVIVVDEQCIRTDVLEEAKKNNAIVIATTDKMCLGLPNKTDEEPEKIVSQLLNREIEGALIQDPDKVGEVSVKVAQKNAKEREKLKLLPDLDEIKEMAESCTECGWCNRVCPNSHDMMGAVVAAGNGDFSKFLDLYEYDVCYTCGRCEQECERDLPLISMLTKIGEHTVKDQKFFMRAGRGPVQDVEIRKVGAPLVLGEIPGVIAFVGCSNYPEGGIDVAKMAEEFLERNYIVVATGCGAMSIGEYRDEEGKTLYEKYSGDFDAKGLVNIGSCVSNAHISGACIKIANIFAKKPLEGNFEEIADYILNRVGACGVAWGAYSQKAAAIATGVNRWGIPVVIGPHGSKYRRLFLGRTDKEEKWNITDLRTGEVIKGEPAPEHLLYAAETREEATVMTSKLCIRPNDTSKGRQLKLNHYIDLNKKYFGTLPSDIHLFVRNEKDIPITYKKDVKEVLKAKGWEPRKIPQEPSLMDSKGEGD; encoded by the coding sequence GTGATAATTGTGGCACCGAAACCTAAAAAATTTAGCGATGATTTCTGGAAAACTAAGGATTTAAAAATTTCAATAGGCGAAATAATAGACGAAAAAGGGGAAAAAACGGAAGTTGAAGACTCTAATGTAGAAATGGGTCCAACTCCAAAACCAGGTGTAACAGCTTTAAGGGAATGGGATTTTAAACTTTTAGATAAATATGAACCATTCTATGCACCTTTATGTGACATGTGTTGTTTATGCACCTTTGGTAAATGTGATTTACTAGGTAAGAAAGGAGCATGTGGGATAAATGTAGAAGCTCAACAAGCTAGAATCGTATTACTTGCTTGTTGTATTGGAACCGCTGCACACGCAGGACACTCAAGGCATATGGTAGAATATCTCATAGAAAAATTTGGTAAAGATTATCCAATTGATCTGGGTTTGAATATAGACATTGAAGCACCTATAATAAGGACAATTATAGGTAAAAAACCAAAAACATTAGTTGATCTTGAAGAAGCCATGGATTATGTGGAAGAACAGATGTCTCATTTATTATCTGCATGTCACACGGGACAGGAAGGAAGTAGTCTTGATTTTGAGTCAAAAGCACTTCATGCCGGTTTGATGGATGATTTAGCAAGAGAAGTGGGGGACATTGCTCAGATCGTGACTCTTAACATGCCTAAGGGAGATGGTGATGCACCACTCATAGAAATGGGTTTGGGCACTATTAATTCAGATAAACCAGTTATATTGTGTATAGGGCATAATGTCACACCAGGCGCAGGAATTATGGACTATATGGAAGACAATGCGCTTAATGATGAATTAGAAGTTTGTGGTATATGTTGTGCTGCAATAGATATTTCTAGACGTAATGATCGGGCTAAAGTTGTTGGTCCACTTTCTAAACAGCTAAAATTCATAAGAAGTGGGGTGGCTGATGTAATTGTGGTGGATGAGCAGTGTATACGTACTGACGTCTTAGAAGAAGCTAAAAAGAATAATGCCATTGTAATTGCCACCACCGATAAAATGTGTTTAGGTTTACCAAATAAAACAGATGAAGAACCGGAGAAAATTGTTTCACAGCTTTTAAACAGGGAAATAGAAGGGGCCTTAATACAAGACCCAGACAAGGTTGGCGAAGTTTCAGTTAAAGTGGCTCAGAAAAATGCTAAAGAAAGGGAAAAACTCAAGCTATTACCTGACTTAGATGAAATCAAAGAGATGGCAGAAAGTTGTACAGAATGTGGTTGGTGTAACCGTGTATGTCCCAATAGTCATGATATGATGGGTGCTGTGGTGGCAGCTGGAAATGGAGACTTTTCTAAATTTTTAGATTTATATGAATATGACGTTTGTTACACGTGTGGTAGATGTGAACAGGAATGTGAAAGAGACCTTCCACTTATCTCCATGCTAACCAAGATAGGAGAACACACAGTAAAAGATCAGAAGTTCTTTATGAGAGCTGGAAGAGGTCCGGTACAGGACGTTGAAATACGAAAAGTTGGTGCCCCTCTTGTTTTGGGTGAAATACCTGGTGTGATAGCATTTGTAGGATGTTCTAATTATCCTGAAGGTGGAATAGATGTTGCAAAGATGGCCGAAGAATTTCTGGAGAGGAATTACATTGTAGTAGCTACAGGTTGTGGTGCAATGTCCATTGGAGAATATCGTGATGAAGAAGGTAAAACCCTCTATGAGAAATACAGTGGCGATTTTGATGCTAAAGGTCTGGTAAATATAGGATCATGTGTTTCTAATGCCCATATTTCTGGAGCATGTATTAAAATTGCCAATATTTTCGCTAAAAAACCATTAGAAGGTAACTTTGAAGAAATAGCAGATTATATACTTAACAGAGTAGGGGCTTGTGGAGTTGCATGGGGTGCTTATTCACAAAAAGCAGCAGCAATAGCCACAGGAGTAAACCGTTGGGGTATACCAGTTGTAATTGGACCACATGGTTCCAAGTACAGAAGACTCTTCTTAGGACGAACAGATAAAGAAGAAAAATGGAACATCACTGATTTAAGAACTGGTGAAGTAATAAAAGGAGAACCTGCCCCTGAACATTTACTTTATGCTGCCGAAACTAGAGAAGAAGCAACAGTAATGACTTCAAAGTTGTGTATACGGCCTAACGATACTAGCAAAGGAAGACAACTTAAATTAAATCATTACATAGACTTAAATAAAAAATACTTCGGTACATTACCTTCTGATATTCATCTATTCGTTAGAAATGAAAAAGATATTCCAATAACATATAAAAAGGATGTTAAGGAGGTTCTGAAGGCTAAAGGTTGGGAACCACGTAAGATTCCACAGGAACCCTCTTTAATGGATTCTAAAGGTGAAGGTGATTAG
- a CDS encoding ATP-binding protein, translating into MIIAVSGKGGTGKTLVASTLVKILSTTGKDLLAIDADPDSNLPEALGVEVEKTVGDIREELKADTGAGRIPKTMNKWDILDYKLMESVVETPDFDLLVMGRPEGSGCYCAVNNMLRKIIETLSSNYDIIIIDTEAGLEHLSRRTTQNVDIMLVVTDKSKRGMLTAQRIGELAEELDINFQKLFLILNRVNAENEDELKEKVNEIGVDLIGTVYEDKDVAKYDIEGKPLIDLPDDSTTVLAISDIVGKILNLK; encoded by the coding sequence GTGATAATTGCAGTAAGTGGTAAAGGAGGAACTGGAAAAACTTTGGTTGCATCAACCCTAGTTAAAATTCTATCCACAACTGGAAAAGACTTACTGGCTATAGATGCAGATCCAGATTCTAATTTACCTGAGGCTCTTGGTGTTGAAGTTGAAAAAACTGTGGGTGACATCAGAGAAGAACTTAAAGCAGACACTGGTGCAGGCAGAATACCTAAAACCATGAATAAATGGGATATTCTTGACTATAAACTCATGGAATCTGTAGTTGAAACACCTGACTTTGATTTATTGGTGATGGGTCGACCAGAAGGAAGCGGTTGTTATTGTGCTGTCAACAATATGCTCAGGAAAATAATCGAAACCCTATCATCAAACTACGATATAATAATAATTGACACAGAAGCAGGACTCGAACATTTGAGTAGGAGAACAACTCAAAATGTGGATATAATGCTGGTTGTAACAGATAAATCAAAAAGAGGTATGTTAACAGCACAAAGAATCGGGGAATTAGCAGAGGAGTTGGATATAAACTTCCAAAAATTGTTTTTAATTTTAAACAGAGTCAATGCAGAGAATGAAGATGAGTTGAAAGAGAAAGTTAATGAGATTGGTGTGGATCTTATTGGCACCGTATATGAAGATAAAGATGTAGCCAAATATGATATTGAAGGAAAACCGTTAATAGATCTTCCGGACGATTCTACTACAGTTTTAGCCATTTCAGATATTGTTGGGAAGATTTTAAATTTAAAGTAA
- a CDS encoding cobalamin biosynthesis protein CbiN (catalyzes the ATP-dependent transport of cobalt), whose amino-acid sequence MNTKNRNLVIGGLVIALIIAILAPFLASSNPDGLESAAGSLDVPESEPVYNSPLPDYAIPGMEDNPWAGVAALIVGVILVLLVMFGIATIFSKKNGNGSK is encoded by the coding sequence ATGAACACAAAAAACCGCAACCTTGTGATTGGAGGGCTTGTAATTGCCTTAATAATCGCCATATTAGCGCCATTTTTGGCATCAAGCAACCCTGATGGTTTAGAAAGTGCTGCAGGAAGCCTTGATGTACCTGAGTCAGAACCAGTATACAACTCTCCATTACCAGATTACGCCATACCTGGAATGGAGGATAATCCCTGGGCTGGAGTTGCAGCCCTTATAGTGGGAGTCATATTGGTTCTGCTGGTGATGTTCGGAATTGCAACCATATTCAGCAAAAAGAACGGTAACGGATCCAAATAG
- a CDS encoding cobalamin biosynthesis protein CbiM, producing the protein MHIPDGFIPLWQCAIYWIIALIALGYSLKWARENLDEKNIPLLAVLAAGIFAIQAMNVPIPWGTSGHMVGAALIAIVFFSPWAAVLVLSIVLILQGLIFGDGGMTALGANIVNMGIIGGFIGFYGYKALKGIGRVPAIFIAAWASIFIAAIACAIEMSLAGTFPLVEGIIFMGLYHAVIGVIEGVISVVVILGIDSARPDLLADWVRSKKPEALK; encoded by the coding sequence ATGCATATACCAGATGGTTTTATCCCATTATGGCAGTGCGCAATTTACTGGATCATCGCCTTAATAGCACTGGGATATTCACTTAAATGGGCCAGAGAAAACTTGGACGAAAAAAATATACCTCTTCTCGCTGTTTTAGCAGCAGGTATATTTGCTATTCAAGCAATGAATGTTCCCATACCTTGGGGAACCAGCGGTCATATGGTGGGTGCTGCATTAATAGCGATTGTATTTTTCAGTCCATGGGCAGCAGTGCTGGTATTATCAATAGTACTGATACTTCAAGGATTGATATTTGGAGACGGTGGAATGACTGCTCTTGGAGCCAACATTGTCAACATGGGAATAATTGGTGGTTTCATTGGATTCTATGGTTATAAAGCTCTTAAAGGGATTGGAAGGGTTCCTGCAATTTTCATTGCCGCTTGGGCATCAATATTCATAGCAGCTATAGCTTGTGCCATTGAAATGTCCCTAGCCGGTACTTTCCCATTAGTAGAAGGAATTATCTTCATGGGATTATATCACGCTGTGATAGGTGTCATTGAAGGTGTTATCAGTGTAGTGGTGATTTTAGGTATTGATAGTGCACGACCTGACCTGTTAGCCGATTGGGTTCGCAGTAAAAAACCGGAGGCATTAAAATGA